The Poriferisphaera corsica DNA segment GTGGAGTACGCGATTTGGTTGAGAGATTTTTTTTTGGGGGGGGTGTACAAGTGGTATTGGCATGGTGCGTGTTGATGTGTTGTTGGCTGAGAATGCAGCTCACTGCATTTCGGTGTTGTGTATTGTGATATGGGGTATGAATCATGGAAGACGATCGTTAATATCAATGAGAGTGGAGGCTTGGTGTGTGCTGGTAAGCAAATGGATGATATGTTGAAGAGGTCATCAATTGCAGGGGTTGCGTATTAACCGGATTTGAAATTCGACTTGTGTGTACTTGAGTAGAAGTTGAGGATGGGGATGTGCAGGCTTGCTGTTTATGTCTATTCAAGTGTTATATGTGAGTAGATGGTTGAAGAGTTTGTAAAGAGATGGAGCTGAGTATGTTGCGGATCAATCGATTGTTAATAGTTTGTGCGGTGTTATGTGTTGGGGTGCTTTGCGTTGTTCATGAGTGTCATGGGCAGGGTGCGAGGGGGTGTGAGACTTGGCGGAGGTTTGTGCATGAAATGGAGAGCGGTGAGGAGCCGACGATTCATGATTTTTCGTATGCGGGGTATCGTTATGGCGAAGTTGATTTGCCGCGGGTTGAGGGACCGGTGTTTGATGTACGGGATTATGGGGCGAAGGGTGATGGGAAACATGATGATCGTGAGGCGATTGAGTTAGCTACGAAAGCGGCGAATGAAGCGGGTGGTGGTGTGGTGTATTTGTCGGCGGGGATGTATGCGATCAGTGAGCGGGGGACGGACGCGGGGCCGATGATGTTGAATGTTGCAGGTGGTGTGGTTTTTCGTGGTGATGGTGATGGGGAAGGTGGGACGGTGCTATGGATGAAGGATCGTTTGGATGCGCTGAATCCGAAGCAGATGTGGTCAACGCCTTACTTTTTTCAGGTGAATGGAGTCGCAAAGAGGAAGATTGAAAAACTGACTGAGATTGTGGGTTTCGCTCAAAAGGAATCGCGTCGGGTGAAGGTGGGGGATGTTGGGAAGTTGGCGGTTGGGCAGTGGGTGACGGTTGAATTGAGGGATAAGGCGATTGTGGATGAGGTGTTGTTGCCGTATGAGGTCGAGCCGCAGATGACGGTGCTGCGTAATGAGGGTTTGTTGCTTCGGTTTAATATGCAGATTGTTGGTATTGAGGGAGATGAGGTTGAGTTTGGTTCGCCGTTCCGGATGAGGGTCGATCCGCAATATGGGTGGACGATTCGATCATATCGATATGCTGAGGAAGTGGGTGTTGAGGGGATTAGGTTTAAAGGGAATTGGCAAGAGCAATTTAAGCATCACAAGAATGCGGTGCATGATAGTGGGTGGTCTTATTTGCAGGTGAATCGCGTGGTGAATGGTTGGGTTCGGGATTGTACGTTTGAAGATGTTAGTAATGCTTTGGCGGTTATTCGAAGTGCGAATGTGACGGTGCGTGACGTTGTGATTGAGGGGAATGGTGGACATGCGGCAACACATGTCAGCGACTCTAGCAATTGTATGTTTGTGAATGTTGCGGACAAAGCGGGTCAGTATCATTCGTGTGGTGTTGCGCAACGTGCCTCGGGCAATGTGTTTTATCGATGCCAGTGGGTAAAGGATACGAGTTTTGAATCGCATGCGAACTATCCGATGGCGACATTGTTTGATCGGTGCCAGGGCGGGTTTATGTTGAATCGGATGGGAGGTCATACGTCGAATCAGCCGAACCATATGGGTGGTTTGACGTTTTGGAATTTCAGGGGTGAGGGGGAGCCGTTGCGATTGTTGGAGTTTTGGCGAACGAAGTCTAAGTGGGGGAAGGTGTTGCCGCCGGTGATTGTGGGGTATCACGGGAACCGGACGACGTTTGATCGTAAGCAAGTGTTGGTGTTGGAGTCGCAGGGGAGGCCGGTGTATCCGGAGTCATTGTATGAGGCGCAGTTGGAGCGACGGCTAGGCGAGTTGCCTGAGTGGTTGGTGGGATATGCGAAGTGATGAAGTCGTGACCAAAATGGGTGTAAAAGCTTACAT contains these protein-coding regions:
- a CDS encoding DUF4955 domain-containing protein → MLRINRLLIVCAVLCVGVLCVVHECHGQGARGCETWRRFVHEMESGEEPTIHDFSYAGYRYGEVDLPRVEGPVFDVRDYGAKGDGKHDDREAIELATKAANEAGGGVVYLSAGMYAISERGTDAGPMMLNVAGGVVFRGDGDGEGGTVLWMKDRLDALNPKQMWSTPYFFQVNGVAKRKIEKLTEIVGFAQKESRRVKVGDVGKLAVGQWVTVELRDKAIVDEVLLPYEVEPQMTVLRNEGLLLRFNMQIVGIEGDEVEFGSPFRMRVDPQYGWTIRSYRYAEEVGVEGIRFKGNWQEQFKHHKNAVHDSGWSYLQVNRVVNGWVRDCTFEDVSNALAVIRSANVTVRDVVIEGNGGHAATHVSDSSNCMFVNVADKAGQYHSCGVAQRASGNVFYRCQWVKDTSFESHANYPMATLFDRCQGGFMLNRMGGHTSNQPNHMGGLTFWNFRGEGEPLRLLEFWRTKSKWGKVLPPVIVGYHGNRTTFDRKQVLVLESQGRPVYPESLYEAQLERRLGELPEWLVGYAK